In Puntigrus tetrazona isolate hp1 chromosome 22, ASM1883169v1, whole genome shotgun sequence, one genomic interval encodes:
- the LOC122327191 gene encoding R3H domain-containing protein 1 isoform X3, producing MSESSLDTRSCDVMKVLESDAPHMADPPVTLSDPQHAPQNNDTHAQECVTDQSSSHQTQQLGQSAQAIKRSKSNGKLKLVRSLAVCEEPSPPPLRELTHEQEKIHIELSQSFEKDETSIKNEDSEKISEKPEKTDPLSKKTLSRDPSQDYTDSTGVNLHEFLVNTLKNNTRDRMMLLKLEQDILDFISNIESQKRKFPPMTSYHRMLLHRVAAYFGLDHNVDQTGKSVIINKTSNTRIPDQKFSEHIKDDKTDDFQKRYILKRDNSSLDQDDGRLRMRLKDDRRSKSIEEREEEYQRARDRIFAQDGQEHFPFDKRIQEDVTFINTQQRRQIFRLRDGHSGNSRQSSSENELKYSDPRPWSSTDSDSSHRNLKPAMTKANSFSGISLLIRGDSTASSKSTGKLSKTSSDSSSSVGSSSGSLSRPTQLPLPGPVLSHSGRGFTVAPAAPPPAPAAQSATNANINTNPSFYIVPLDSSAIPPGSVLLNPQTGQPFVNPDGSPVIYNPTLTSQQGRGQQPMALHPPPAPPPLPPPPQPQPANHLLAQSSAQPVQFAAVSCPPPPLLPGAFTQQYTVQQDSLSAQFSQMNLVRQPSGDAPDPHAALYPQSLVLQNPPPPPPPPAGYMLPSAGQPMSHAYPHPPAVNQALLQPHGYIPQQPVQQVSACYCAPGQYSHHSSQHYRAMTPVHYSAPQSQQTGFQTVMPAQAPSYQSMMGVQQTQNQSLVGSQAGMANQIQSVMVQYPAMPPYQVSVQQGSQSVPQAAYQQQIVLQGQTNQTPAPSASMQVYYSMMPPTQHSSISSTVGFLPPPGSEQMQFPRTTSPCGSQPITGQQCTVPPPPPTGGVVMMQLSVPPSQQPRAPSPPHWKHNRYYKPSELPPQDTPQNIPQQLLSPSPSPAQSPGPAHLTSMKGPRPGHAPFPIMPQLSRPYAPGQGDGRYPPLIGQPLQYNPPIRPPLMHGSHVVNHHHHHHLHHHQGPVGVRHGMRSRRPAKKSLSTDMSTGEMDTGRVLEVTDLPAGISRVEADSILAELSKVGALIKWLPKPSSPSRSEGADVTNSDPPKPPPHDLASTYTILALFPSKNMAQNVLQKLSSSITKFKLRTSKEHNEQHTLARSSSQ from the exons ATGTCTGAATCTTCTCTGGACACCAGAAGTTGTGACGTTATGAAGGTTCTGGAGAGTGACGCGCCGCACATGGCCGACCCGCCGGTGACCCTCAGCGACCCCCAACACGCGCCCCAGAACAACGACACACACGCCCAGGAGTGTGTGACGGACCAAAGTTCCTCCCATCAAACTCAG CAGCTCGGCCAATCAGCACAGGCTATTAAACGGTCCAAG TCCAACGGCAAGTTAAAGTTAGTGCGCAGCTTGGCGGTGTGTGAGGAACCGTCTCCGCCTCCGCTCCGAGAACTGACACACGAACAG GAAAAGATTCATATCGAGCTCAGTCAGTCTTTCGAAAAAGACGAAACGTCCATCAAAAATGAGGACAGTGAGAAAATCTCAGAAAAGCCAGAGAAAACAGACCCGCTGTCCAAGAAGACGCTCtcaagag atCCCAGTCAGGACTACACAGACTCCACAGGAGTAAACCTCCATGAGTTTCTGGTCAACACGCTGAAGAACAACACCCG GGACAGAATGATGCTGCTGAAACTCGAGCAAGATATTCTGGACTTCATTAGTAACATTGA AAGTCAGAAGAGGAAGTTCCCCCCAATGACATCATACCACAGGATGCTGCTTCACAGGGTGGCGGCGTATTTTGGATTGGACCATAATGTCGATCAGACCGGGAAATCAGTCATTATCAACAAAACCAGCAACACTAGAAT accgGATCAGAAGTTTTCTGAACACATTAAAGATGATAAAACAGATGATTTCCAAAAGCGGTACATCTTAAAGAGAGATAACTCCAGCCTGGACCAGGATGACGGCAGG ctgcGGATGCGTCTTAAAGACGACAGACGGAGTAAATCAATCGAGGAGCGAGAGGAGGAGTATCAGCGTGCCAGAGACAGGATCTTCGCCCAAGAT GGACAGGAACATTTTCCGTTtgataaaag AATTCAAGAAGATGTGACATTCATCAACACTCAGCAAAGACGACAGATATTCag atTGAGAGACGGGCACTCGGGAAACAGCCGTCAGAGCAGCTCCGAGAACGAGCTGAAGTATTCGGACCCTCGGCCCTGGAGCAGCACGGATTCAGACAGCTCCCACAGGAACCTGAAGCCTGCCATGACCAAAGCCAACAGCTTCAGCGGCATCAGCCTGCTGATCCGAGGAGACAGTACAGCCAGCAGCAAGAGCACCGGGAAACTGTCCAAAACCA GTTCAGACTCTTCTAGTAGCGTAGGTTCCTCTTCCGGGTCGCTCTCTCGGCCGACTCAGCTGCCGCTCCCCGGCCCCGTTCTGTCCCACTCCGGCCGGGGCTTCACCGTGGCCCCGGCGGCCCCTCCACCGGCCCCGGCGGCTCAGAGCGCGACTAACGCTAACATTAACACTAACCCTAGCTTCTACATCGTCCCTCTGGACAGCAGCGCCATCCCGCCGGGCAGCGTGCTGCTCAATCCGCAGACAG GTCAGCCTTTTGTTAACCCCGATGGCAGCCCAGTGATCTATAACCCCACGCTGACATCACAGCAGGGGCGGGGCCAGCAGCCCATGGCTCTACACCCTCCCCCGGCCCCTCCGCCtctgcctcctcctcctcaacCTCAGCCAGCCAATCACCTTCTAGCACAG tcgTCTGCTCAGCCTGTGCAGTTTGCTGCGGTCTcttgtcctcctcctcctctcctgccTGGTGCTTTCACTCAGCAGTACACTGTG CAGCAGGACAGTTTAAGTGCTCAGTTCAGTCAGATGAATCTCGTCCGGCAGCCCTCGGGTGACGCTCCGGACCCCCACGCGGCCCTCTATCCACAATCCCTGGTGCTCCAGAAcccccctcctcctccgccTCCTCCGGCCGGCTACATGCTTCCCTCGGCGGGACAGCCCATGAGCCACGCCTACCCCCATCCCCCCGCCGTCAACCAGGCGCTCCTGCAGCCGCACGGATACATCCCGCAGCAGCCCGTGcagcag gtgTCGGCGTGTTACTGCGCTCCGGGACAGTATTCGCACCACTCCAGCCAACACTACAGAGCCATGACGCCGGTCCACTACAGCGCCCCCCAGAGTCAGCAGACGG GTTTCCAGACTGTCATGCCCGCTCAAGCCCCCAGCTACCAGAGCATGATGGGAGTTCAGCAGACTCAGAACCAATCGCTGGTCGGATCTCAGGCCGGAATGGCCAATCAGATTCAGAGCGTGATGGTGCAGTATCCCGCAATGCCTCCGTATCAG GTGTCTGTGCAGCAGGGCTCTCAGAGCGTTCCTCAGGCGGCCTATCAGCAGCAGATCGTCCTGCAGGGACAGACCAATCAGACGCCAGCGCCCTCCGCCAGCATGCAGGTGTATTACAGCATGATGCCGCCGACGCAGCACTCTAGCATCAG CTCGACCGTTGGTTTCCTTCCTCCGCCGGGTTCGGAGCAGATGCAGTTTCCCCGAACGACCTCCCCCTGCggctctcagccaatcacaggccAGCAGTGCACAG TGCCTCCGCCGCCCCCTACTGGTGGTGTGGTGATGATGCAGCTGAGCGTTCCTCCGAGCCAGCAGCCGAGAGCCCCGTCCCCGCCGCACTGGAAACACAACCGCTACTACAAACCCAGCGAGCTGCCACCGCAGGACACCCCACAG AATATTCCGCAGCAGCTGCTAAGCCCCTCCCCCTCTCCGGCTCAATCACCTGGCCCCGCCCATCTGACCAGTATGAAGGGGCCTCGTCCTGGCCACGCCCcttttcccatcatgcctcaGTTGTCCCGCCCGTATGCTCCAGGCCAAG GTGATGGCAGGTATCCTCCTCTGATTGGGCAGCCCCTCCAGTATAACCCCCCCATCAGACCCCCACTAATGCACGGCTCTCATGTGGTcaaccaccaccatcatcaccatCTTCATCACCACCAg GGTCCTGTGGGTGTCCGGCACGGCATGCGCAGTCGAAGACCCGCAAAGAAATCACTGTCTACTGACATGAGTACAGGAGAAATGG ACACCGGCCGTGTTTTGGAGGTGACGGACCTTCCGGCCGGCATCAGTCGAGTGGAAGCGGACTCTATACTGGCAGAACTGAGCAAAGTCGGCGCTCTCATAAAATGGCTGCCCAAGCCCTCGTCCCCCAGCCGATCGGAGGGAGCGGACGTCACGAACTCTGACCCTCCCAAACCACCCCCCCACGACCTGGCGTCCACGTACACCATCCTGGCCTTGTTCCCGTCGAAAAACATGGCGCAGAACGTGCTTCAGAAACTCAGCAGCTCCATCACCAAATTCAAACTGAGAACTAGCAAGGAACATAACGAACAGCACACGCTCGCCAGATCCAGCTCTCAGTGA
- the LOC122327191 gene encoding R3H domain-containing protein 1 isoform X1 yields the protein MSESSLDTRSCDVMKVLESDAPHMADPPVTLSDPQHAPQNNDTHAQECVTDQSSSHQTQQLGQSAQAIKRSKSNGKLKLVRSLAVCEEPSPPPLRELTHEQEKIHIELSQSFEKDETSIKNEDSEKISEKPEKTDPLSKKTLSRDPSQDYTDSTGVNLHEFLVNTLKNNTRDRMMLLKLEQDILDFISNIESQKRKFPPMTSYHRMLLHRVAAYFGLDHNVDQTGKSVIINKTSNTRIPDQKFSEHIKDDKTDDFQKRYILKRDNSSLDQDDGRLRMRLKDDRRSKSIEEREEEYQRARDRIFAQDGQEHFPFDKRIQEDVTFINTQQRRQIFRLRDGHSGNSRQSSSENELKYSDPRPWSSTDSDSSHRNLKPAMTKANSFSGISLLIRGDSTASSKSTGKLSKTSSDSSSSVGSSSGSLSRPTQLPLPGPVLSHSGRGFTVAPAAPPPAPAAQSATNANINTNPSFYIVPLDSSAIPPGSVLLNPQTGQPFVNPDGSPVIYNPTLTSQQGRGQQPMALHPPPAPPPLPPPPQPQPANHLLAQSSAQPVQFAAVSCPPPPLLPGAFTQQYTVQQDSLSAQFSQMNLVRQPSGDAPDPHAALYPQSLVLQNPPPPPPPPAGYMLPSAGQPMSHAYPHPPAVNQALLQPHGYIPQQPVQQVSACYCAPGQYSHHSSQHYRAMTPVHYSAPQSQQTGFQTVMPAQAPSYQSMMGVQQTQNQSLVGSQAGMANQIQSVMVQYPAMPPYQVSVQQGSQSVPQAAYQQQIVLQGQTNQTPAPSASMQVYYSMMPPTQHSSISSTVGFLPPPGSEQMQFPRTTSPCGSQPITGQQCTAVPPPPPTGGVVMMQLSVPPSQQPRAPSPPHWKHNRYYKPSELPPQDTPQNIPQQLLSPSPSPAQSPGPAHLTSMKGPRPGHAPFPIMPQLSRPYAPGQGDGRYPPLIGQPLQYNPPIRPPLMHGSHVVNHHHHHHLHHHQGPVGVRHGMRSRRPAKKSLSTDMSTGEMDTGRVLEVTDLPAGISRVEADSILAELSKVGALIKWLPKPSSPSRSEGADVTNSDPPKPPPHDLASTYTILALFPSKNMAQNVLQKLSSSITKFKLRTSKEHNEQHTLARSSSQ from the exons ATGTCTGAATCTTCTCTGGACACCAGAAGTTGTGACGTTATGAAGGTTCTGGAGAGTGACGCGCCGCACATGGCCGACCCGCCGGTGACCCTCAGCGACCCCCAACACGCGCCCCAGAACAACGACACACACGCCCAGGAGTGTGTGACGGACCAAAGTTCCTCCCATCAAACTCAG CAGCTCGGCCAATCAGCACAGGCTATTAAACGGTCCAAG TCCAACGGCAAGTTAAAGTTAGTGCGCAGCTTGGCGGTGTGTGAGGAACCGTCTCCGCCTCCGCTCCGAGAACTGACACACGAACAG GAAAAGATTCATATCGAGCTCAGTCAGTCTTTCGAAAAAGACGAAACGTCCATCAAAAATGAGGACAGTGAGAAAATCTCAGAAAAGCCAGAGAAAACAGACCCGCTGTCCAAGAAGACGCTCtcaagag atCCCAGTCAGGACTACACAGACTCCACAGGAGTAAACCTCCATGAGTTTCTGGTCAACACGCTGAAGAACAACACCCG GGACAGAATGATGCTGCTGAAACTCGAGCAAGATATTCTGGACTTCATTAGTAACATTGA AAGTCAGAAGAGGAAGTTCCCCCCAATGACATCATACCACAGGATGCTGCTTCACAGGGTGGCGGCGTATTTTGGATTGGACCATAATGTCGATCAGACCGGGAAATCAGTCATTATCAACAAAACCAGCAACACTAGAAT accgGATCAGAAGTTTTCTGAACACATTAAAGATGATAAAACAGATGATTTCCAAAAGCGGTACATCTTAAAGAGAGATAACTCCAGCCTGGACCAGGATGACGGCAGG ctgcGGATGCGTCTTAAAGACGACAGACGGAGTAAATCAATCGAGGAGCGAGAGGAGGAGTATCAGCGTGCCAGAGACAGGATCTTCGCCCAAGAT GGACAGGAACATTTTCCGTTtgataaaag AATTCAAGAAGATGTGACATTCATCAACACTCAGCAAAGACGACAGATATTCag atTGAGAGACGGGCACTCGGGAAACAGCCGTCAGAGCAGCTCCGAGAACGAGCTGAAGTATTCGGACCCTCGGCCCTGGAGCAGCACGGATTCAGACAGCTCCCACAGGAACCTGAAGCCTGCCATGACCAAAGCCAACAGCTTCAGCGGCATCAGCCTGCTGATCCGAGGAGACAGTACAGCCAGCAGCAAGAGCACCGGGAAACTGTCCAAAACCA GTTCAGACTCTTCTAGTAGCGTAGGTTCCTCTTCCGGGTCGCTCTCTCGGCCGACTCAGCTGCCGCTCCCCGGCCCCGTTCTGTCCCACTCCGGCCGGGGCTTCACCGTGGCCCCGGCGGCCCCTCCACCGGCCCCGGCGGCTCAGAGCGCGACTAACGCTAACATTAACACTAACCCTAGCTTCTACATCGTCCCTCTGGACAGCAGCGCCATCCCGCCGGGCAGCGTGCTGCTCAATCCGCAGACAG GTCAGCCTTTTGTTAACCCCGATGGCAGCCCAGTGATCTATAACCCCACGCTGACATCACAGCAGGGGCGGGGCCAGCAGCCCATGGCTCTACACCCTCCCCCGGCCCCTCCGCCtctgcctcctcctcctcaacCTCAGCCAGCCAATCACCTTCTAGCACAG tcgTCTGCTCAGCCTGTGCAGTTTGCTGCGGTCTcttgtcctcctcctcctctcctgccTGGTGCTTTCACTCAGCAGTACACTGTG CAGCAGGACAGTTTAAGTGCTCAGTTCAGTCAGATGAATCTCGTCCGGCAGCCCTCGGGTGACGCTCCGGACCCCCACGCGGCCCTCTATCCACAATCCCTGGTGCTCCAGAAcccccctcctcctccgccTCCTCCGGCCGGCTACATGCTTCCCTCGGCGGGACAGCCCATGAGCCACGCCTACCCCCATCCCCCCGCCGTCAACCAGGCGCTCCTGCAGCCGCACGGATACATCCCGCAGCAGCCCGTGcagcag gtgTCGGCGTGTTACTGCGCTCCGGGACAGTATTCGCACCACTCCAGCCAACACTACAGAGCCATGACGCCGGTCCACTACAGCGCCCCCCAGAGTCAGCAGACGG GTTTCCAGACTGTCATGCCCGCTCAAGCCCCCAGCTACCAGAGCATGATGGGAGTTCAGCAGACTCAGAACCAATCGCTGGTCGGATCTCAGGCCGGAATGGCCAATCAGATTCAGAGCGTGATGGTGCAGTATCCCGCAATGCCTCCGTATCAG GTGTCTGTGCAGCAGGGCTCTCAGAGCGTTCCTCAGGCGGCCTATCAGCAGCAGATCGTCCTGCAGGGACAGACCAATCAGACGCCAGCGCCCTCCGCCAGCATGCAGGTGTATTACAGCATGATGCCGCCGACGCAGCACTCTAGCATCAG CTCGACCGTTGGTTTCCTTCCTCCGCCGGGTTCGGAGCAGATGCAGTTTCCCCGAACGACCTCCCCCTGCggctctcagccaatcacaggccAGCAGTGCACAG CAGTGCCTCCGCCGCCCCCTACTGGTGGTGTGGTGATGATGCAGCTGAGCGTTCCTCCGAGCCAGCAGCCGAGAGCCCCGTCCCCGCCGCACTGGAAACACAACCGCTACTACAAACCCAGCGAGCTGCCACCGCAGGACACCCCACAG AATATTCCGCAGCAGCTGCTAAGCCCCTCCCCCTCTCCGGCTCAATCACCTGGCCCCGCCCATCTGACCAGTATGAAGGGGCCTCGTCCTGGCCACGCCCcttttcccatcatgcctcaGTTGTCCCGCCCGTATGCTCCAGGCCAAG GTGATGGCAGGTATCCTCCTCTGATTGGGCAGCCCCTCCAGTATAACCCCCCCATCAGACCCCCACTAATGCACGGCTCTCATGTGGTcaaccaccaccatcatcaccatCTTCATCACCACCAg GGTCCTGTGGGTGTCCGGCACGGCATGCGCAGTCGAAGACCCGCAAAGAAATCACTGTCTACTGACATGAGTACAGGAGAAATGG ACACCGGCCGTGTTTTGGAGGTGACGGACCTTCCGGCCGGCATCAGTCGAGTGGAAGCGGACTCTATACTGGCAGAACTGAGCAAAGTCGGCGCTCTCATAAAATGGCTGCCCAAGCCCTCGTCCCCCAGCCGATCGGAGGGAGCGGACGTCACGAACTCTGACCCTCCCAAACCACCCCCCCACGACCTGGCGTCCACGTACACCATCCTGGCCTTGTTCCCGTCGAAAAACATGGCGCAGAACGTGCTTCAGAAACTCAGCAGCTCCATCACCAAATTCAAACTGAGAACTAGCAAGGAACATAACGAACAGCACACGCTCGCCAGATCCAGCTCTCAGTGA
- the LOC122327191 gene encoding R3H domain-containing protein 1 isoform X10: MSESSLDTRSCDVMKVLESDAPHMADPPVTLSDPQHAPQNNDTHAQECVTDQSSSHQTQEKIHIELSQSFEKDETSIKNEDSEKISEKPEKTDPLSKKTLSRDPSQDYTDSTGVNLHEFLVNTLKNNTRDRMMLLKLEQDILDFISNIESQKRKFPPMTSYHRMLLHRVAAYFGLDHNVDQTGKSVIINKTSNTRIPDQKFSEHIKDDKTDDFQKRYILKRDNSSLDQDDGRLRMRLKDDRRSKSIEEREEEYQRARDRIFAQDGQEHFPFDKRIQEDVTFINTQQRRQIFRLRDGHSGNSRQSSSENELKYSDPRPWSSTDSDSSHRNLKPAMTKANSFSGISLLIRGDSTASSKSTGKLSKTSSDSSSSVGSSSGSLSRPTQLPLPGPVLSHSGRGFTVAPAAPPPAPAAQSATNANINTNPSFYIVPLDSSAIPPGSVLLNPQTGQPFVNPDGSPVIYNPTLTSQQGRGQQPMALHPPPAPPPLPPPPQPQPANHLLAQSSAQPVQFAAVSCPPPPLLPGAFTQQYTVQQDSLSAQFSQMNLVRQPSGDAPDPHAALYPQSLVLQNPPPPPPPPAGYMLPSAGQPMSHAYPHPPAVNQALLQPHGYIPQQPVQQVSACYCAPGQYSHHSSQHYRAMTPVHYSAPQSQQTGFQTVMPAQAPSYQSMMGVQQTQNQSLVGSQAGMANQIQSVMVQYPAMPPYQVSVQQGSQSVPQAAYQQQIVLQGQTNQTPAPSASMQVYYSMMPPTQHSSISSTVGFLPPPGSEQMQFPRTTSPCGSQPITGQQCTAVPPPPPTGGVVMMQLSVPPSQQPRAPSPPHWKHNRYYKPSELPPQDTPQNIPQQLLSPSPSPAQSPGPAHLTSMKGPRPGHAPFPIMPQLSRPYAPGQGDGRYPPLIGQPLQYNPPIRPPLMHGSHVVNHHHHHHLHHHQGPVGVRHGMRSRRPAKKSLSTDMSTGEMDTGRVLEVTDLPAGISRVEADSILAELSKVGALIKWLPKPSSPSRSEGADVTNSDPPKPPPHDLASTYTILALFPSKNMAQNVLQKLSSSITKFKLRTSKEHNEQHTLARSSSQ, from the exons ATGTCTGAATCTTCTCTGGACACCAGAAGTTGTGACGTTATGAAGGTTCTGGAGAGTGACGCGCCGCACATGGCCGACCCGCCGGTGACCCTCAGCGACCCCCAACACGCGCCCCAGAACAACGACACACACGCCCAGGAGTGTGTGACGGACCAAAGTTCCTCCCATCAAACTCAG GAAAAGATTCATATCGAGCTCAGTCAGTCTTTCGAAAAAGACGAAACGTCCATCAAAAATGAGGACAGTGAGAAAATCTCAGAAAAGCCAGAGAAAACAGACCCGCTGTCCAAGAAGACGCTCtcaagag atCCCAGTCAGGACTACACAGACTCCACAGGAGTAAACCTCCATGAGTTTCTGGTCAACACGCTGAAGAACAACACCCG GGACAGAATGATGCTGCTGAAACTCGAGCAAGATATTCTGGACTTCATTAGTAACATTGA AAGTCAGAAGAGGAAGTTCCCCCCAATGACATCATACCACAGGATGCTGCTTCACAGGGTGGCGGCGTATTTTGGATTGGACCATAATGTCGATCAGACCGGGAAATCAGTCATTATCAACAAAACCAGCAACACTAGAAT accgGATCAGAAGTTTTCTGAACACATTAAAGATGATAAAACAGATGATTTCCAAAAGCGGTACATCTTAAAGAGAGATAACTCCAGCCTGGACCAGGATGACGGCAGG ctgcGGATGCGTCTTAAAGACGACAGACGGAGTAAATCAATCGAGGAGCGAGAGGAGGAGTATCAGCGTGCCAGAGACAGGATCTTCGCCCAAGAT GGACAGGAACATTTTCCGTTtgataaaag AATTCAAGAAGATGTGACATTCATCAACACTCAGCAAAGACGACAGATATTCag atTGAGAGACGGGCACTCGGGAAACAGCCGTCAGAGCAGCTCCGAGAACGAGCTGAAGTATTCGGACCCTCGGCCCTGGAGCAGCACGGATTCAGACAGCTCCCACAGGAACCTGAAGCCTGCCATGACCAAAGCCAACAGCTTCAGCGGCATCAGCCTGCTGATCCGAGGAGACAGTACAGCCAGCAGCAAGAGCACCGGGAAACTGTCCAAAACCA GTTCAGACTCTTCTAGTAGCGTAGGTTCCTCTTCCGGGTCGCTCTCTCGGCCGACTCAGCTGCCGCTCCCCGGCCCCGTTCTGTCCCACTCCGGCCGGGGCTTCACCGTGGCCCCGGCGGCCCCTCCACCGGCCCCGGCGGCTCAGAGCGCGACTAACGCTAACATTAACACTAACCCTAGCTTCTACATCGTCCCTCTGGACAGCAGCGCCATCCCGCCGGGCAGCGTGCTGCTCAATCCGCAGACAG GTCAGCCTTTTGTTAACCCCGATGGCAGCCCAGTGATCTATAACCCCACGCTGACATCACAGCAGGGGCGGGGCCAGCAGCCCATGGCTCTACACCCTCCCCCGGCCCCTCCGCCtctgcctcctcctcctcaacCTCAGCCAGCCAATCACCTTCTAGCACAG tcgTCTGCTCAGCCTGTGCAGTTTGCTGCGGTCTcttgtcctcctcctcctctcctgccTGGTGCTTTCACTCAGCAGTACACTGTG CAGCAGGACAGTTTAAGTGCTCAGTTCAGTCAGATGAATCTCGTCCGGCAGCCCTCGGGTGACGCTCCGGACCCCCACGCGGCCCTCTATCCACAATCCCTGGTGCTCCAGAAcccccctcctcctccgccTCCTCCGGCCGGCTACATGCTTCCCTCGGCGGGACAGCCCATGAGCCACGCCTACCCCCATCCCCCCGCCGTCAACCAGGCGCTCCTGCAGCCGCACGGATACATCCCGCAGCAGCCCGTGcagcag gtgTCGGCGTGTTACTGCGCTCCGGGACAGTATTCGCACCACTCCAGCCAACACTACAGAGCCATGACGCCGGTCCACTACAGCGCCCCCCAGAGTCAGCAGACGG GTTTCCAGACTGTCATGCCCGCTCAAGCCCCCAGCTACCAGAGCATGATGGGAGTTCAGCAGACTCAGAACCAATCGCTGGTCGGATCTCAGGCCGGAATGGCCAATCAGATTCAGAGCGTGATGGTGCAGTATCCCGCAATGCCTCCGTATCAG GTGTCTGTGCAGCAGGGCTCTCAGAGCGTTCCTCAGGCGGCCTATCAGCAGCAGATCGTCCTGCAGGGACAGACCAATCAGACGCCAGCGCCCTCCGCCAGCATGCAGGTGTATTACAGCATGATGCCGCCGACGCAGCACTCTAGCATCAG CTCGACCGTTGGTTTCCTTCCTCCGCCGGGTTCGGAGCAGATGCAGTTTCCCCGAACGACCTCCCCCTGCggctctcagccaatcacaggccAGCAGTGCACAG CAGTGCCTCCGCCGCCCCCTACTGGTGGTGTGGTGATGATGCAGCTGAGCGTTCCTCCGAGCCAGCAGCCGAGAGCCCCGTCCCCGCCGCACTGGAAACACAACCGCTACTACAAACCCAGCGAGCTGCCACCGCAGGACACCCCACAG AATATTCCGCAGCAGCTGCTAAGCCCCTCCCCCTCTCCGGCTCAATCACCTGGCCCCGCCCATCTGACCAGTATGAAGGGGCCTCGTCCTGGCCACGCCCcttttcccatcatgcctcaGTTGTCCCGCCCGTATGCTCCAGGCCAAG GTGATGGCAGGTATCCTCCTCTGATTGGGCAGCCCCTCCAGTATAACCCCCCCATCAGACCCCCACTAATGCACGGCTCTCATGTGGTcaaccaccaccatcatcaccatCTTCATCACCACCAg GGTCCTGTGGGTGTCCGGCACGGCATGCGCAGTCGAAGACCCGCAAAGAAATCACTGTCTACTGACATGAGTACAGGAGAAATGG ACACCGGCCGTGTTTTGGAGGTGACGGACCTTCCGGCCGGCATCAGTCGAGTGGAAGCGGACTCTATACTGGCAGAACTGAGCAAAGTCGGCGCTCTCATAAAATGGCTGCCCAAGCCCTCGTCCCCCAGCCGATCGGAGGGAGCGGACGTCACGAACTCTGACCCTCCCAAACCACCCCCCCACGACCTGGCGTCCACGTACACCATCCTGGCCTTGTTCCCGTCGAAAAACATGGCGCAGAACGTGCTTCAGAAACTCAGCAGCTCCATCACCAAATTCAAACTGAGAACTAGCAAGGAACATAACGAACAGCACACGCTCGCCAGATCCAGCTCTCAGTGA